From the Dama dama isolate Ldn47 chromosome 24, ASM3311817v1, whole genome shotgun sequence genome, one window contains:
- the CCR5 gene encoding C-C chemokine receptor type 5: protein MDYQTSTPTYDIDYGMSEPCQKINVRQIAARLLPPLYSLVFIFGFVGNMLVFLILINCKKLKSMTDIYLLNLAISDLLFIITVPFWAHYAADQWVFGNTMCQLFTGFYFIGYFGGIFFIILLTIDRYLAIVHAVFALKARTVTFGAVTSGVTWVVAVFASLPGIIFTKSQKEGSRHTCSPHFPSSQYHFWKNFQTLKIVILGLVLPLLVMIVCYSGILKTLLRCRNEKKKHKAVRLIFVIMIVYFLFWAPYNIVLLLSTFQEFFGLNNCSGSNRLDQAMQVTETLGMTHCCINPIIYAFVGEKFRNYLLRFFQRYIVSRFCKSCPVFQGEAPERVSSVYTRSTGEQEISVGL from the coding sequence ATGGATTATCAAACATCAACTCCCACCTATGACATTGATTATGGGATGTCAGAGCCATGCCAAAAAATCAATGTGAGGCAAATTGCAGCCCGGCTCCTGCCCCCACTCTACTCGCTGGTATTCATCTTTGGTTTTGTGGGTAACATGCTGGTTTTCCTCATCCTGATAAACTGCAAAAAGCTGAAGAGCATGACTGACATCTATCTGCTCAACTTGGCCATCTCTGACCTACTTTTCATCATCACTGTCCCATTCTGGGCTCACTATGCTGCAGACCAGTGGGTCTTTGGAAATACAATGTGCCAGCTATTCACAGGGTTCTATTTCATTGGTTATTTTGGTGGAATCTTCTTCATCATCCTCTTGACAATCGATAGGTACCTGGCTATCGTCCATGCCGTGTTTGCTTTAAAAGCCAGAACAGTCACCTTTGGGGCGGTGACAAGTGGGGTCACCTGGGTGGTGGCTGTGTTTGCCTCTCTCCCAGGAATTATCTTTACTAAATCCCAAAAAGAAGGCTCTCGTCATACGTGCAGCCCACATTTCCCATCCAGTCAGTATCACTTCTGGAAGAATTTCCAAACTTTAAAGATAGTCATCTTGGGGCTGGTGCTGCCACTGCTTGTCATGATCGTCTGCTACTCGGGAATCCTGAAAACCCTGCTCCGGTGTCGCAATGAGAAAAAGAAGCATAAGGCTGTGCGGCTCATCTTCGTGATCATGATTGTCTACTTTCTCTTCTGGGCTCCCTACAACATCGTCCTTCTCCTGAGCACCTTCCAGGAATTCTTTGGCTTGAATAACTGCAGTGGCTCTAACAGGCTGGACCAAGCCATGCAGGTGACAGAGACCCTGGGGATGACGCACTGCTGCATCAACCCCATCATCTATGCCTTCGTGGGGGAGAAATTCCGAAACTATCTCTTACGGTTCTTCCAAAGGTACATCGTCAGCCGCTTCTGCAAAAGCTGTCCAGTGTTCCAGGGAGAGGCTCCAGAGCGAGTAAGCTCCGTTTATACACGATCCACGGGAGAACAGGAAATCTCTGTTGGCTTGTGA